In Phoenix dactylifera cultivar Barhee BC4 chromosome 11, palm_55x_up_171113_PBpolish2nd_filt_p, whole genome shotgun sequence, the following are encoded in one genomic region:
- the LOC103720594 gene encoding 3-ketoacyl-CoA synthase 4-like codes for MKYSKTLLSLLTPIQLLQASFFVLLALTLSLHAVLSSTSTLLLNQKLLLFLCTHRALVFSLLWCTLVALLAYLWTRPRPVLLLDYACFQPDADRKCSYEVCEYFVRRSRLFSTTSEEFMRGIYLKSGLGDETYAPPFIFQYDYEAKLRSAVQEASEGMIAAVDAVLYKTHVPAAAIDLLIVTCGMFTPSPSLSSLLVNHYRLPDTVATYNLSGMGCSSGAAAIDLAGRILSGTRRVRYALVVITESISLNWYFGDNRSMLVTNCIFRVGTAAALLTNDGARRRAAKMELLHALRTHHGADDASYSAAFQEEDDTGSLGISLKKDLIRVAGEGLRAHIRILAPRVLPWAQLVRYAFGEVTRWMKSGQGKQHVPDFTTAFEHMCIHTGGKAVIESVARLMRLDDRVTEPARMCLHRFGNTSSSLLFYELAYFEAKGRIRSGDRLWMLAFGTGFKVCSLVWKTLKDSGMDTDNPWKGCIHRYPLKAW; via the coding sequence ATGAAGTACTCCAAGACCCTGCTCTCCCTCCTCACTCCTATCCAACTCCTCCAAGCCTCATTCTTCGTCCTCTTAGCTCTAACTCTAAGCCTCCATGCCGTCCTCTCTTCCACTTCCACTCTCCTCCTCAACCAAAAGCTTCTGCTCTTCCTCTGTACCCATAGAGCGCtcgtcttctctcttctttggtgCACTTTGGTAGCCCTCCTCGCCTACCTCTGGACGAGGCCACGCCCGGTCCTGCTTCTTGACTACGCCTGCTTCCAGCCCGACGCCGACCGCAAGTGCAGCTACGAAGTCTGCGAGTACTTCGTCCGGCGGAGCCGCCTCTTCTCGACCACCAGCGAGGAATTCATGCGCGGCATCTACCTCAAGTCGGGCCTCGGCGACGAGACCTACGCCCCACCCTTCATCTTCCAGTACGACTACGAGGCCAAGCTCCGCTCTGCCGTGCAAGAGGCCTCGGAGGGAATGATCGCCGCCGTCGACGCCGTCCTCTACAAAACCCACGTTCCGGCCGCTGCCATCGACCTGCTCATCGTCACCTGCGGGATGTTCACCCCCAGCCCCTCCCTTTCCAGCCTCCTCGTCAACCACTACCGCCTCCCCGACACCGTCGCCACCTATAACCTCAGCGGCATGGGGTGCAGCTCCGGCGCCGCCGCCATAGACCTCGCTGGAAGGATCCTCTCCGGCACCCGCCGAGTCCGCTACGCCCTTGTCGTCATCACCGAGAGTATAAGCCTCAACTGGTACTTCGGCGACAACCGTTCGATGCTGGTCACCAACTGCATCTTCCGCGTCGGCACGGCGGCGGCGCTGCTGACCAACGACGGGGCTCGCCGGCGCGCCGCCAAGATGGAGCTCCTTCACGCCCTGCGGACCCACCACGGCGCCGACGACGCCTCCTACAGCGCCGCCTTCCAGGAGGAGGACGACACCGGCAGCCTCggcatctccttgaagaaggaCCTCATCCGCGTCGCCGGCGAGGGGCTCCGGGCCCACATAAGGATCCTGGCTCCGAGGGTTCTGCCGTGGGCCCAGCTGGTGCGGTACGCTTTCGGGGAGGTGACCAGATGGATGAAGAGCGGTCAGGGGAAGCAGCACGTGCCGGACTTCACCACGGCGTTCGAGCACATGTGCATCCACACGGGTGGGAAGGCGGTGATCGAGTCCGTGGCCCGGCTCATGCGGCTCGATGACCGGGTCACGGAACCGGCCCGGATGTGCCTCCACCGGTTCGGCAACACCTCCAGTAGTTTGCTGTTCTACGAGCTGGCCTATTTTGAGGCCAAGGGGAGGATAAGGAGTGGCGACCGGCTTTGGATGTTGGCTTTTGGAACCGGGTTCAAGGTTTGTAGTTTGGTCTGGAAGACCTTAAAGGATTCGGGTATGGATACTGATAACCCGTGGAAGGGCTGCATCCATAGGTACCCGCTGAAGGCTTGGTAA